A single genomic interval of Spirosoma linguale DSM 74 harbors:
- a CDS encoding Pirin domain protein (PFAM: Pirin domain protein~KEGG: azo:azo0110 pirin-related protein) — translation MLDQVITARSASIGNGFDVKRILPYRLRRMLGPFIFMDHAGPVSKTPAELVKMDVLPHPHIGLSTVSYLFDGQVTHRDSLGVQQIIRPGEVNWMTAGRGIAHSERFEDPALLAATAFEMVQTWVALPEAAEDKAPTFTNYQPDALPIFTDTGVWMRLIAGDAYGLKNGVATDSPLFYAHIVLQPGARFGPPTGFSERGAYVAKGSVEVNGHTYGVGQLLVFSNGIDPIVTAKETSTLMLLGGEPLGERFIWWNFVSSSRERIEQAKADWQAGRIPLPPNDNAEFVPLPPDDKSRPASSSPQPQALS, via the coding sequence ATGTTAGACCAAGTCATTACTGCCCGCTCCGCATCTATTGGCAATGGATTTGATGTGAAACGCATTTTACCGTACCGGCTGCGTCGCATGCTCGGCCCGTTTATTTTTATGGATCATGCAGGGCCCGTCAGCAAGACGCCCGCCGAGCTGGTGAAGATGGACGTGTTGCCGCATCCGCACATTGGTCTATCGACGGTAAGCTACCTCTTCGACGGTCAGGTGACCCATCGGGATAGTCTGGGTGTACAGCAGATCATCCGGCCCGGCGAAGTCAACTGGATGACAGCGGGCCGTGGGATTGCCCATTCCGAACGGTTCGAGGACCCGGCTTTGCTGGCGGCAACGGCTTTCGAAATGGTGCAGACATGGGTAGCTCTGCCCGAAGCCGCCGAAGACAAAGCGCCCACTTTTACTAACTACCAGCCCGACGCGCTCCCGATTTTTACGGATACGGGTGTCTGGATGCGGTTGATTGCCGGGGATGCCTACGGCCTAAAAAACGGCGTCGCTACCGATTCTCCGCTTTTTTATGCGCATATTGTTCTACAACCCGGCGCTCGTTTTGGCCCGCCAACCGGCTTTTCCGAACGCGGAGCCTATGTGGCGAAGGGTAGCGTAGAGGTCAACGGGCATACGTATGGGGTGGGGCAACTGCTGGTCTTTAGCAACGGTATCGACCCCATCGTAACCGCCAAAGAAACCAGTACGCTTATGCTGCTGGGGGGCGAACCGCTGGGTGAACGGTTCATCTGGTGGAATTTTGTGTCATCAAGCCGGGAGCGTATTGAGCAGGCCAAAGCCGACTGGCAGGCGGGTCGAATTCCGCTGCCACCCAACGATAACGCCGAATTTGTACCGCTGCCACCCGATGATAAATCCCGCCCGGCGAGTTCCAGTCCGCAGCCGCAGGCTTTATCCTGA
- a CDS encoding protein of unknown function DUF336 (PFAM: protein of unknown function DUF336~KEGG: avn:Avin_29320 hypothetical protein), which produces MNSFIDTDLALLALQEEQLQFDTFNADTAWQLGMRLKEAVEVRGKAVAIDIQLFGHPLFFYAMPGTTPDNIDWIRRKRNVVERFHRSSYAVRLSLKKKQTTLTDQAGLPLRDNAAAGGGFPIRLRGSACIGAITISGVPMREDHGIIVEVLATWLNLPIAELALPPVDDMDD; this is translated from the coding sequence ATGAACTCATTTATTGATACCGACCTGGCGCTACTGGCGCTTCAGGAAGAGCAGCTTCAATTCGACACCTTCAATGCCGATACAGCCTGGCAACTGGGAATGCGCCTGAAAGAGGCCGTCGAAGTACGCGGCAAAGCTGTAGCCATCGACATCCAGCTATTTGGGCATCCGTTATTTTTTTACGCCATGCCCGGCACTACACCCGACAACATCGACTGGATTCGGCGGAAACGGAACGTGGTCGAACGCTTCCACCGCAGTTCGTACGCGGTACGGCTGTCGTTAAAGAAAAAACAGACCACCCTCACCGATCAGGCGGGGCTCCCCCTGCGCGACAATGCAGCTGCGGGCGGTGGCTTTCCGATTCGCCTTCGTGGGTCGGCCTGCATTGGTGCCATTACCATTTCGGGCGTGCCGATGCGGGAAGACCACGGCATTATTGTCGAGGTACTAGCTACCTGGCTTAATCTTCCCATAGCCGAACTAGCCTTGCCGCCTGTCGACGATATGGACGATTAA
- a CDS encoding putative two component transcriptional regulator, winged helix family (PFAM: transcriptional regulator domain protein~KEGG: hypothetical protein LOC100209308): protein MLKNLAVMRMGLFKGLRVLIVSGFLLLIGMLFVRFIGIGSPSGNLFTPEKVNLALRRTAHHLLRAAGDSTSRIPAVQQLNPQTFQVQFGHNFDYDQLPGILQASFRLHKVTQPYDVAVLDCKRGTFQLGYSFHDLLDGHSIPCVGRSMRAGCYVLQVTFEGATPPVPRIPIWPILSLGGLLVGLLVVGWNRNKGHVGADIPQQPALVLNPALLNFGRSSLDVANLTLSIGTHQHKLTYREAKLLRLLANHPNQVLERDQILKLVWEDEGIIVGRSVDVFISRLRKLLQPDTTVKISAVHGVGYRMEVQESVNE from the coding sequence ATGCTAAAAAATTTGGCTGTGATGCGGATGGGGTTGTTTAAAGGTTTACGGGTGCTGATCGTCAGTGGGTTTCTGCTGCTCATCGGGATGCTTTTTGTCCGATTTATCGGCATAGGCTCGCCATCGGGAAATCTCTTTACGCCCGAAAAAGTGAATCTGGCACTCCGCCGAACGGCGCACCATTTGCTGCGGGCGGCTGGCGATTCGACATCCCGAATCCCGGCCGTTCAGCAACTGAACCCCCAAACATTTCAGGTTCAGTTTGGCCATAATTTCGATTATGACCAGCTTCCCGGCATACTTCAGGCGTCGTTCCGGCTGCACAAAGTGACTCAGCCGTATGATGTGGCCGTACTGGACTGTAAGCGGGGGACATTTCAGCTGGGCTATTCATTCCACGACTTGCTCGACGGGCATTCCATTCCTTGTGTAGGACGCTCCATGCGTGCGGGTTGTTATGTATTGCAGGTTACCTTCGAGGGAGCCACTCCGCCAGTTCCGCGCATACCGATCTGGCCTATTCTAAGCCTGGGAGGATTGCTGGTGGGTTTACTGGTTGTGGGCTGGAACCGAAATAAAGGGCATGTAGGTGCCGACATTCCGCAGCAACCGGCATTAGTGCTCAATCCAGCCCTGTTGAACTTTGGCCGCTCTTCGCTCGATGTGGCTAACCTGACGCTTTCCATCGGCACTCATCAGCACAAACTTACTTATCGTGAAGCCAAGCTGTTGCGGCTGCTGGCGAATCATCCCAATCAGGTTTTAGAGCGCGACCAGATTCTGAAACTGGTTTGGGAAGATGAAGGCATCATCGTTGGCCGGAGCGTCGACGTGTTCATTTCCCGGTTACGGAAACTCCTTCAGCCTGACACGACTGTAAAGATTTCGGCAGTTCATGGCGTCGGCTACCGTATGGAAGTGCAAGAGTCGGTAAACGAGTGA